A single region of the Salarchaeum japonicum genome encodes:
- a CDS encoding NADH-quinone oxidoreductase subunit B, producing MSSDTPRDAIRESTAPQTKTREARMGEGVDDRFNSKLREALGTSPFILTKFDKFMDWVRGNSMFMLQFGIACCSIEMMHTYAVKHDLDRFGSGVPRASPRQADVMIVPGTIVSKFAPRMKRVYDQMPEPKFVVGMGSCTISGGPFQEGYNVLKGAEEVIPVDIHVPGCPPRPEALVYGVVKLQERVMNGESAPVTVKPYELEEFGDLDRDELVQELADEIDEDTLVMRYNWADSP from the coding sequence ATGAGTAGTGACACGCCACGGGACGCGATACGGGAGAGCACAGCGCCACAGACCAAGACACGGGAGGCCCGCATGGGCGAGGGCGTCGACGACCGCTTCAACTCGAAACTGCGCGAAGCGCTCGGCACGTCCCCGTTCATCCTCACGAAGTTCGATAAGTTCATGGACTGGGTTCGCGGGAACTCCATGTTCATGCTGCAGTTCGGTATCGCCTGCTGCAGCATCGAGATGATGCACACGTACGCGGTCAAGCACGACCTCGACCGATTCGGGTCGGGCGTGCCGCGCGCCAGTCCGCGGCAGGCCGACGTGATGATCGTCCCCGGAACCATCGTCTCGAAGTTCGCGCCGCGCATGAAGCGCGTCTACGACCAGATGCCGGAGCCGAAGTTCGTCGTCGGCATGGGCTCCTGTACGATCTCCGGCGGGCCGTTCCAGGAGGGCTACAACGTCCTCAAGGGCGCGGAGGAAGTCATCCCCGTGGACATCCACGTCCCCGGGTGTCCGCCCCGCCCCGAGGCGCTCGTCTACGGCGTCGTGAAACTGCAGGAGCGCGTGATGAACGGCGAGAGCGCGCCCGTCACGGTCAAGCCGTACGAACTGGAGGAGTTCGGCGACCTCGACCGGGACGAACTCGTGCAGGAACTCGCGGACGAGATAGACGAGGACACGCTCGTCATGCGGTACAACTGGGCTGACTCGCCATGA
- a CDS encoding NADH-quinone oxidoreductase subunit A → MNTWIAIGALAAVGVIIPLSMVAVSTLLRPSVPEQGKRAAFESGEVPTGSTRLRFNIQYYMVALLFVVFDIETVLIFPWTVIYRSAVDSQGLVAALAPMLVFIGVLVVGLVWAWRNGAVSWVRNPRYEYKHE, encoded by the coding sequence ATGAATACTTGGATCGCCATCGGCGCGCTGGCGGCTGTCGGCGTCATCATCCCTCTCTCGATGGTGGCCGTCTCCACCCTGCTACGTCCCAGTGTGCCCGAACAAGGGAAACGCGCCGCGTTCGAGAGCGGCGAGGTTCCGACCGGGAGCACGCGTCTTCGGTTCAACATCCAGTACTACATGGTCGCGTTGCTGTTCGTCGTCTTCGACATCGAGACCGTGCTCATCTTCCCCTGGACCGTCATCTATCGGTCCGCGGTCGACAGTCAGGGCCTCGTTGCCGCGCTCGCACCTATGCTCGTCTTCATCGGCGTTCTGGTCGTCGGACTCGTGTGGGCGTGGCGGAACGGCGCGGTGAGTTGGGTGCGGAACCCACGGTACGAGTACAAGCATGAGTAG
- the purE gene encoding 5-(carboxyamino)imidazole ribonucleotide mutase yields the protein MTVQDLIDFFEADAESNRDQTPDVGIVMGSDSDLDTMAGAAEALTDLGFTEETDPENPPAGYSFETWVVSAHRTPDLMYAYADTAGDRGLDVVIAGAGGKSADLPNMTASIAYPVPVIGVPVQEKSVDSVIGMPTGAPLTAVDAGKSYNAGLSAAQVLARSDSDLEARLERLHDDRRAGVAEVSRDLHDRGVEGFRDRRDD from the coding sequence ATGACCGTCCAAGACCTCATCGACTTCTTCGAAGCAGACGCCGAATCGAACCGCGACCAGACGCCCGACGTGGGAATCGTGATGGGGTCGGACTCCGACCTCGACACGATGGCCGGGGCCGCCGAAGCCCTCACCGACCTCGGGTTCACGGAGGAGACCGACCCCGAGAACCCGCCCGCTGGCTACTCGTTCGAGACGTGGGTCGTCTCCGCGCACCGGACGCCCGACCTCATGTACGCGTACGCCGACACCGCCGGCGACCGCGGCCTCGACGTCGTCATCGCCGGCGCGGGCGGGAAGTCCGCCGACCTCCCGAACATGACCGCGTCCATCGCCTACCCCGTTCCCGTCATCGGCGTGCCCGTCCAGGAGAAGTCCGTGGACTCCGTCATCGGGATGCCGACCGGCGCGCCGCTGACGGCCGTGGACGCCGGGAAGTCCTACAACGCCGGCCTCTCCGCCGCGCAAGTGCTCGCGCGCTCCGACAGCGACCTCGAAGCACGTCTCGAACGCCTGCACGACGACCGCCGCGCCGGCGTCGCCGAGGTCTCCCGCGACCTCCACGACCGCGGCGTCGAAGGCTTCCGCGACCGGCGCGACGACTGA